The following coding sequences lie in one Nitratireductor mangrovi genomic window:
- a CDS encoding MgtC/SapB family protein — translation MDQFLSDFGRASWLPVTVIATRLLLATALGAVVGLEREWRARPAGLRTHILVCLAAATVAILTIEITHLPAFSDEAVRIDPIRLVEAVTAGVAFLAAGLIVFARGEVHGLTTGAGMWLAGAIGLACGLGFWQIAVMATVLAVIVLALLRLVERPFEDDSGMIRKDGEDRNQGKNAGD, via the coding sequence ATGGACCAGTTCCTCTCCGATTTCGGCCGCGCGAGCTGGCTGCCGGTCACGGTGATCGCGACGCGGCTGCTCTTGGCGACTGCGCTTGGCGCCGTCGTCGGCCTCGAGCGCGAGTGGCGAGCGCGCCCTGCCGGGTTGCGCACCCATATCCTTGTCTGCCTGGCCGCCGCCACCGTCGCGATCCTCACCATCGAGATCACCCATCTGCCCGCCTTCTCCGACGAGGCGGTCCGCATCGACCCGATCCGCCTCGTCGAGGCCGTCACCGCCGGCGTTGCCTTCCTTGCCGCCGGCCTCATCGTCTTCGCGCGCGGAGAGGTCCATGGCCTGACCACCGGTGCCGGCATGTGGCTTGCCGGCGCCATCGGCCTCGCCTGCGGGCTCGGTTTCTGGCAGATCGCCGTGATGGCGACCGTGCTCGCGGTCATCGTCCTGGCCTTGCTGCGGCTGGTCGAAAGGCCTTTCGAGGACGATTCCGGCATGATCCGCAAGGACGGGGAAGACCGGAACCAGGGCAAGAACGCCGGCGACTGA
- a CDS encoding SulP family inorganic anion transporter, translating into MPSLYAYRAQWFSNVRADLLAGLVVALALIPEAIAFSIIAGVDPKVGLYASFSIAVLIAFVGGRPGMISAATAATAVLMVTLVRDHGLQYLLAATVLAGLLQIGAGLLKLGQVMRFVSRSVMTGFVNALAILIFMAQLPELVGVTGLTYVMVAAGLAIIYLFPYLTRVVPSPLVCIVVLTAAAIALDLDVRTVGDMGELPSTLPVFLIPDIPLTLETLLIILPYSAAVAVVGLLESLMTAQIVDDLTDTSSDRDQECIGQGLANTATGFIGGMAGCAMIGQSIINVKSGGRGRLSTFAAGVLLLFMILVLGDLVSSIPMPALVAIMIMVSIGTFSWSSVKNLRDHPRSSSIVMLATVICVIFTHNLAIGVLVGVLLSGIFFAWKIAQLFRVSSTLSDDGRSRTYIVEGQLFFASAEDFMAAFDFKETLEKVTIDVSRAHIWDISSVAALDMAVLKFRRDGAEVEIVGMNAASETIVDRLAIHDKPNALDKLMAH; encoded by the coding sequence ATGCCATCACTTTATGCCTATCGTGCACAGTGGTTTTCCAATGTGCGCGCCGACCTCCTCGCCGGGCTTGTCGTCGCCCTCGCCCTCATCCCCGAAGCGATCGCCTTTTCGATCATCGCCGGCGTCGATCCGAAGGTCGGCCTCTACGCTTCCTTCTCGATCGCCGTCCTGATCGCCTTCGTCGGCGGCCGTCCCGGCATGATCTCGGCCGCGACGGCGGCAACTGCGGTGCTGATGGTGACGCTGGTGCGCGATCACGGCCTGCAATATCTGCTGGCCGCGACGGTTCTGGCCGGGCTGTTGCAGATCGGCGCCGGGCTGCTGAAGCTCGGTCAGGTGATGCGCTTCGTGTCGCGCTCGGTGATGACCGGCTTCGTCAACGCGCTCGCCATCCTGATCTTCATGGCACAGCTTCCCGAACTCGTCGGCGTGACCGGGCTGACCTATGTGATGGTCGCGGCCGGACTGGCGATCATCTACCTGTTTCCCTACCTCACAAGGGTCGTACCCTCGCCACTGGTCTGCATCGTCGTGCTGACGGCGGCGGCGATCGCGCTCGACCTTGACGTGCGCACGGTCGGCGACATGGGCGAACTGCCCTCTACCTTGCCGGTCTTCCTTATCCCCGACATCCCGCTCACCCTCGAAACGCTGCTGATCATCCTGCCCTATTCGGCCGCCGTCGCCGTCGTCGGCCTGCTGGAGTCGCTGATGACCGCCCAGATCGTCGACGATCTGACCGACACGTCTTCTGACCGCGACCAGGAATGCATCGGCCAGGGGCTCGCCAACACTGCAACCGGCTTCATCGGCGGCATGGCCGGCTGCGCCATGATCGGCCAGTCGATCATCAATGTGAAGTCGGGCGGACGGGGCAGGCTGTCCACCTTCGCGGCCGGCGTTCTGCTGCTTTTCATGATCCTCGTGCTGGGCGACCTCGTCAGCAGCATCCCGATGCCGGCGCTGGTCGCCATCATGATCATGGTCTCGATCGGCACCTTCTCATGGTCGTCGGTGAAGAATCTGAGGGATCATCCGCGCTCGTCCTCCATCGTCATGCTGGCGACCGTGATCTGCGTCATCTTCACCCACAATCTGGCCATCGGTGTCCTCGTCGGGGTCCTGCTGTCGGGCATCTTCTTCGCCTGGAAGATCGCCCAGCTGTTCCGCGTGTCGTCTACCCTGAGCGACGATGGCCGCAGCCGCACCTACATCGTCGAAGGCCAGCTCTTCTTCGCCTCGGCCGAGGATTTCATGGCCGCTTTCGATTTCAAGGAGACACTCGAGAAGGTCACGATCGACGTGTCGCGCGCCCATATCTGGGACATCTCCAGCGTCGCCGCGCTCGACATGGCGGTGCTGAAATTCCGTCGCGACGGCGCCGAGGTCGAGATCGTCGGCATGAACGCCGCGAGCGAGACGATCGTCGATCGCCTCGCCATCCACGACAAGCCGAACGCGCTCGACAAGCTGATGGCGCATTGA
- the ftsY gene encoding signal recognition particle-docking protein FtsY, giving the protein MAFGFIKKIFSFGKKQVEEVPAEDEAAEAATAPAPTETAPPPPAPEKAKPEPGPSEPGEGERPKTWLPLLEPEAEKPAEPVPGKAAKETAGEAPAKPASRQPDAPQTPPSLKGEPPVEEASPSPPREEAGETPTEEREGQPAAKLKPEPAAPEAEPTPEPAPSAPPPAKVGETPAEPVVEERSKTRPLPRKLEAEKPAEPAPEKEPKETGPQPLPAESVGAEPAAAETADASDKAAPPPREIGDISAEPAKETPPQPPPAVEPPPTAPTPRSSPPAGRVTVSKTVEARVEQAPAAPEPEAKRSWFQRLRDGLSRSSRELGGNIAGVFTRRKLDEDALQDLEDVLIQADLGMETAIRITDTLASGRYGRDVSDDEVRTVMAGEIEKVLAPVALPLELDLSHKPHVILVVGVNGTGKTTTIGKLAAKLVGGGLDVMLAAGDTFRAAAIEQLKIWGERTGSPVVASKLGADAAGLAYDAFEKAKEAGSDVLIIDTAGRLQNKAELMAELEKIVRVLGKLDPEAPHTVLQTVDATTGQNALNQVEIFRNVAGVNGLVMTKLDGTARGGILVGIAARHKLPVYFIGVGEQVDDLEPFSAGEFARAIAGVA; this is encoded by the coding sequence ATGGCATTCGGTTTCATCAAGAAGATCTTCTCCTTCGGCAAGAAGCAGGTCGAGGAGGTTCCCGCCGAAGACGAGGCAGCAGAGGCGGCGACCGCCCCCGCGCCCACTGAAACCGCGCCGCCGCCGCCCGCGCCGGAAAAGGCAAAGCCGGAGCCGGGTCCTTCCGAGCCAGGTGAAGGGGAACGCCCGAAGACCTGGCTACCCCTCCTGGAACCGGAAGCCGAAAAGCCGGCGGAGCCCGTTCCCGGGAAAGCGGCGAAGGAGACCGCGGGCGAAGCTCCAGCTAAGCCGGCGTCCAGGCAACCTGATGCACCGCAAACCCCGCCATCTCTCAAGGGTGAGCCACCGGTGGAGGAGGCGTCCCCATCTCCACCGCGGGAAGAGGCAGGCGAGACGCCGACCGAGGAGCGCGAGGGCCAACCCGCCGCGAAGCTCAAGCCCGAGCCGGCCGCACCGGAAGCCGAACCAACCCCGGAGCCGGCTCCCTCCGCTCCTCCTCCGGCGAAGGTCGGCGAGACTCCGGCCGAGCCGGTTGTAGAGGAACGTTCGAAAACGCGGCCGCTACCGAGAAAACTGGAAGCCGAAAAGCCGGCCGAGCCTGCTCCTGAGAAGGAGCCAAAGGAAACCGGGCCCCAACCGCTGCCGGCAGAATCCGTCGGTGCCGAGCCCGCCGCTGCCGAAACCGCCGATGCCAGCGACAAGGCGGCTCCTCCGCCGCGGGAGATTGGCGACATATCAGCCGAGCCGGCGAAGGAAACCCCACCTCAACCGCCGCCGGCGGTCGAGCCTCCGCCAACCGCGCCGACGCCAAGATCCTCGCCTCCCGCCGGCCGCGTCACGGTGTCGAAAACCGTCGAGGCGCGTGTCGAGCAAGCGCCCGCTGCGCCCGAACCGGAAGCAAAGCGCAGCTGGTTCCAGCGCCTGCGCGACGGCCTGTCGCGTTCCTCGCGCGAACTCGGCGGCAACATCGCCGGCGTCTTCACCAGGCGCAAGCTCGACGAGGACGCGCTCCAGGATCTGGAGGACGTTCTGATCCAGGCCGATCTCGGCATGGAGACCGCGATCCGCATCACCGACACGCTGGCCTCCGGTCGCTACGGCCGCGACGTCTCCGACGACGAGGTGCGGACCGTCATGGCCGGCGAGATCGAGAAGGTGCTGGCGCCGGTGGCGCTGCCGCTCGAGCTCGACCTGTCGCACAAGCCGCACGTCATTCTGGTCGTCGGCGTCAACGGCACAGGCAAGACCACCACCATCGGCAAGCTCGCCGCCAAGCTCGTCGGCGGCGGTCTCGACGTCATGCTGGCGGCCGGCGACACCTTCCGCGCCGCCGCCATCGAGCAGCTCAAGATCTGGGGCGAGCGTACCGGCTCGCCGGTGGTCGCCTCAAAGCTCGGTGCCGACGCCGCCGGCCTCGCCTACGACGCCTTCGAAAAGGCGAAGGAGGCGGGATCGGACGTGCTGATCATCGACACCGCCGGCCGCCTGCAGAACAAGGCCGAGCTGATGGCGGAACTGGAAAAGATCGTGCGCGTGCTCGGCAAGCTCGATCCCGAGGCGCCGCACACGGTCCTTCAAACTGTCGACGCAACCACCGGCCAGAATGCACTCAACCAGGTCGAGATCTTCCGCAATGTCGCGGGTGTGAACGGCCTGGTGATGACCAAGCTTGACGGCACGGCGCGTGGCGGCATCCTTGTCGGCATCGCGGCCAGGCACAAGCTGCCGGTCTATTTCATCGGCGTCGGCGAACAGGTCGACGATCTGGAACCCTTTTCGGCCGGCGAGTTCGCCAGGGCGATCGCCGGCGTGGCATAG
- a CDS encoding amino acid ABC transporter permease, which yields MHPSPASATREFPWWLLVAVAMAVAIAVFIAASDLYAQVFATVSRGIAITVFVTVVGFSLASLIGLGVALMALSNSLLLRQIARFYVEIIRGVPILVLLFWIAFAGVPAFVALWNFLAQPLQQAGLIGELLVRDVSLLWRAVIALTIGYSAFISEVFRAGIQSVDPGQIEAAQALGLSRFQRFRLIVLPQAIRIILPPLGNDFVAMVKDSSLVSVLGVADITQMGKVYASGSFRFFETYSIVAYIYLILTVGLSLGLRAFERRLRRKQAG from the coding sequence ATGCATCCGTCCCCTGCCTCCGCCACCAGGGAGTTTCCCTGGTGGCTGCTCGTCGCGGTCGCGATGGCCGTGGCGATCGCCGTGTTCATCGCCGCAAGCGATCTCTACGCACAGGTCTTCGCCACCGTCTCGCGCGGCATCGCCATCACGGTCTTCGTCACCGTCGTCGGCTTCTCGCTCGCCTCGCTGATCGGGCTCGGCGTGGCGCTGATGGCGCTGTCGAACTCGCTGCTGCTGCGGCAGATCGCCCGCTTCTACGTCGAGATCATCCGCGGCGTGCCGATCCTGGTGCTCCTGTTCTGGATCGCCTTTGCCGGCGTGCCCGCCTTCGTCGCGCTGTGGAACTTTCTCGCCCAGCCGCTTCAGCAGGCGGGGCTGATCGGCGAATTGCTGGTGCGCGACGTCTCGCTGCTCTGGCGCGCCGTCATCGCGCTCACCATCGGCTATTCCGCCTTCATTTCCGAGGTCTTCCGGGCGGGCATCCAGTCGGTGGATCCCGGCCAGATCGAGGCGGCGCAGGCGCTCGGCCTGTCGCGTTTCCAGCGCTTCCGGCTGATCGTGCTGCCGCAGGCGATCCGCATCATCCTGCCGCCGCTCGGCAACGACTTCGTCGCCATGGTCAAGGACTCCTCGCTGGTCTCCGTGCTCGGCGTCGCCGACATCACCCAGATGGGCAAGGTCTACGCCTCGGGCTCGTTCCGCTTCTTCGAGACCTATTCGATCGTCGCCTATATCTACCTCATCCTCACCGTCGGCCTGTCGCTCGGCCTGCGTGCGTTCGAAAGGCGCCTGCGCCGCAAGCAGGCCGGCTGA
- a CDS encoding pyridoxamine 5'-phosphate oxidase family protein — protein MQFIETREQLRQHYKAPGDLPLRKELKALDPHCRNFIAKSPFVLIGSSDGNGNGDVTPKGDRPGFVAVLDDNTLAIPDRPGNNRLDTLENVIANPAVGLLFLIPGMNETLRVNGTARITADEALRLELAVDGKSPASVMIVTVNACYMHCAKAFLRSALWNPEAWPPRAAMPTLGEIMKDQLALAEQAAEADRRLEEAYRKTMW, from the coding sequence ATGCAATTCATCGAGACCCGCGAGCAACTGCGCCAGCACTACAAGGCGCCCGGCGACCTTCCTCTGCGCAAGGAGTTGAAGGCGCTCGACCCTCATTGCCGCAACTTCATCGCCAAAAGTCCGTTCGTGCTCATCGGCTCGTCCGACGGCAACGGCAATGGCGACGTCACGCCCAAGGGCGACAGGCCCGGCTTCGTCGCCGTGCTCGACGACAACACCCTCGCGATTCCCGACCGGCCCGGCAACAACCGGCTCGACACGCTCGAAAACGTCATCGCCAATCCCGCCGTCGGCCTGCTGTTTCTCATCCCCGGCATGAACGAGACCTTGCGGGTCAACGGCACTGCCCGCATCACCGCCGACGAGGCGCTGCGGCTGGAACTCGCCGTCGACGGCAAGAGCCCGGCGTCAGTGATGATCGTCACGGTCAACGCCTGCTACATGCATTGCGCCAAGGCGTTCCTGCGTTCGGCCCTGTGGAACCCGGAGGCCTGGCCGCCACGTGCAGCGATGCCGACGCTGGGCGAGATCATGAAGGATCAACTCGCCCTTGCCGAACAGGCCGCCGAGGCCGACCGGCGGCTCGAGGAAGCGTATCGCAAGACGATGTGGTGA
- a CDS encoding helix-turn-helix transcriptional regulator: MSRAERLLELIEVLRRHRRPASGSTLARETGVSLRTLYRDIASLRAQGAPIEGEPGLGYVLQPGFMLPPLMLRDEEIEALLLGSQWVAERGDERLGTAARNAMAKVASVLPDDLRNRLDTSTLMIGPVDAAETDTVDLAVIREAIRKEHRLEIVYRKEGGKGETRRTIWPFALGFFERVRVVVAWCELRQAIRHFRGDRILAMSLTGERYPRRRHALMREWQQAEQEKPLR; this comes from the coding sequence ATGTCGCGGGCGGAACGTCTCCTGGAACTGATCGAGGTGCTGCGCCGGCATCGCCGGCCCGCCAGCGGCAGCACGCTTGCGCGCGAAACCGGGGTCAGCCTGCGCACGCTCTATCGCGACATCGCCTCGCTCAGGGCACAAGGCGCGCCGATCGAGGGCGAGCCGGGTCTCGGTTATGTGCTTCAGCCCGGCTTCATGCTGCCGCCGCTGATGCTGCGCGACGAGGAGATCGAGGCCCTGCTGCTCGGCTCGCAATGGGTCGCGGAGCGCGGCGACGAGCGGCTGGGAACGGCGGCACGCAACGCCATGGCGAAGGTGGCGAGCGTGCTGCCTGATGACCTCAGGAACCGCCTCGACACCTCGACCCTGATGATCGGGCCTGTCGACGCGGCGGAGACCGATACCGTCGACCTGGCGGTGATCAGGGAGGCGATCCGCAAGGAGCACAGGCTTGAGATCGTCTACCGCAAGGAAGGTGGCAAGGGGGAAACGCGGCGGACGATCTGGCCGTTTGCGCTGGGCTTCTTCGAAAGAGTGCGAGTGGTGGTGGCGTGGTGCGAACTGCGTCAGGCCATCCGGCACTTTCGCGGCGACCGGATCCTGGCGATGAGCCTGACCGGCGAGCGTTATCCGCGCCGCCGCCACGCGCTGATGCGTGAGTGGCAGCAGGCCGAGCAAGAAAAGCCGTTGCGCTGA
- a CDS encoding NUDIX hydrolase, giving the protein MTYPLSPVFARTVPDGDTHERAVCENCGFVAYENPKIVVGSVVRHDGKLLLCRRAIEPRRGYWTVPAGFLELHETPEDGARREALEEANARLAIESLLAVYSVPRLSQVQLIYRAVLHEPGFSAGEESLEVGLFGWDDIPWDDLAFPTVHWMLGHERQVQEGSIAAPFANPEGRSADLRPR; this is encoded by the coding sequence ATGACCTATCCGCTTTCGCCCGTCTTTGCCCGCACCGTGCCCGACGGCGATACGCATGAACGCGCCGTATGCGAGAATTGCGGCTTCGTCGCCTACGAGAACCCCAAGATTGTGGTCGGCTCGGTGGTGCGCCACGACGGCAAGCTGCTTCTGTGCCGGCGCGCCATCGAGCCGCGCCGCGGCTACTGGACCGTGCCGGCCGGCTTTCTTGAGTTGCACGAGACCCCGGAGGACGGCGCGCGTCGCGAGGCGCTGGAGGAAGCCAACGCACGACTTGCCATCGAAAGCCTGCTTGCCGTCTATTCGGTGCCGCGACTGTCGCAGGTGCAGCTGATCTATCGCGCGGTGCTGCACGAGCCGGGCTTTTCGGCCGGCGAGGAAAGCCTTGAAGTCGGACTGTTCGGCTGGGACGACATTCCCTGGGACGATCTCGCCTTTCCGACGGTGCACTGGATGCTCGGCCATGAGCGACAGGTGCAGGAAGGATCGATTGCAGCGCCGTTTGCCAATCCTGAAGGCCGCAGCGCCGATCTGAGGCCGCGATGA
- a CDS encoding class I SAM-dependent DNA methyltransferase, protein MTDDSPSPRPLDLVYAASSEAELADAYAAWAASYDRETAELGYCLPFLITGWLARHVPAGAGPILDAGCGTGLSGPFLKALGYDRLAGLDLSEEMLTIARSRNAYGELKKAALGEPLPWPDGHFRAFIAAGVFTAGHAPASGLDELARITAPGGHAIFTVRDLLIDSAGFRERFDALTAAGKWRPVEESQPFRAFAVGEPDVLVKSFVFQVG, encoded by the coding sequence ATGACCGACGACAGCCCTTCACCCCGCCCGCTCGACCTCGTCTATGCCGCGAGCAGCGAGGCCGAACTTGCCGACGCCTATGCCGCATGGGCGGCAAGCTACGACCGCGAGACCGCCGAGCTTGGCTATTGCCTGCCCTTCCTGATTACCGGCTGGCTTGCTCGGCATGTACCGGCCGGCGCCGGCCCGATCCTCGATGCCGGCTGCGGCACCGGGCTGTCCGGCCCGTTCCTCAAGGCGCTCGGCTACGATCGCCTCGCAGGCCTCGACCTCTCGGAGGAGATGCTGACCATTGCCCGCTCCCGCAACGCCTATGGCGAGCTGAAAAAGGCCGCGCTCGGCGAACCGCTGCCCTGGCCCGACGGGCATTTCCGCGCCTTTATCGCCGCCGGCGTCTTCACCGCCGGCCATGCACCGGCCTCCGGCCTCGACGAACTGGCGCGCATCACCGCGCCCGGCGGCCACGCCATCTTCACCGTCCGCGACCTGCTGATCGACAGCGCCGGCTTCCGCGAACGCTTCGACGCGCTGACGGCCGCCGGCAAATGGCGACCGGTCGAGGAAAGCCAGCCTTTCCGCGCCTTCGCCGTCGGCGAACCGGACGTTCTGGTCAAGTCGTTCGTGTTTCAGGTCGGTTGA
- a CDS encoding DUF2332 domain-containing protein → MSAAAIRDHFEKQAIACDDLGSPFTARLCRALASVLDRSTVTGLQVLEWEGNPRADALALRLCGGLHALVLSGEDDALAALFPAAKVAQATFETELAAAIRRNDEALVRALDNPPQTNEIARAGMILPGFLAAARALKRPFSGAEIGSSAGLNLIFDRFRYDYGDAGWGNAASPVRLSPEMRGTPPPLDGELAIVARAGSDIRPVDFRDPDQRLRLRSYLWADQPHRLERLDAAIGLAEAEPFVVERADAADFVRRRLAGPRDGTALVFFHTIMWQYLPRATKDAIVAVLDEAGKAATPDSPIARLRMEPRDPNDPFATLSVTTWPGGETTRLAKCDYHGRWIEWTG, encoded by the coding sequence ATGAGCGCGGCCGCAATCCGCGATCATTTCGAAAAGCAGGCGATCGCCTGCGACGATCTCGGTTCGCCCTTCACGGCCCGGCTGTGCCGGGCGCTGGCGTCGGTCCTCGACCGCTCGACGGTCACCGGCCTGCAGGTGCTCGAATGGGAAGGAAATCCGCGCGCCGACGCACTGGCGCTCAGGCTCTGCGGCGGCCTGCATGCGCTGGTACTGTCCGGCGAGGACGACGCCCTGGCCGCGCTTTTTCCGGCGGCAAAAGTGGCGCAGGCGACGTTCGAGACGGAACTGGCGGCAGCGATCCGGCGCAACGACGAGGCGCTGGTGCGAGCGCTCGACAATCCGCCGCAGACCAACGAGATCGCGCGGGCAGGCATGATCCTGCCCGGCTTCCTTGCGGCGGCACGCGCGCTGAAACGTCCGTTTTCGGGCGCCGAGATCGGGTCCAGCGCCGGGCTCAACCTGATCTTCGACCGTTTCCGCTACGATTACGGCGATGCCGGCTGGGGCAACGCCGCGTCACCGGTGCGGCTTTCGCCGGAGATGCGCGGCACGCCGCCGCCGCTCGATGGCGAATTGGCGATCGTCGCGCGCGCCGGTAGCGACATCCGCCCGGTCGACTTTCGCGATCCCGACCAGCGGCTGCGGTTACGCTCCTATCTGTGGGCGGACCAGCCTCACAGGCTGGAGCGTCTCGACGCCGCGATCGGTCTCGCCGAGGCTGAACCGTTCGTGGTCGAGCGCGCAGATGCGGCCGATTTCGTTCGCCGCCGGCTGGCTGGGCCGCGGGACGGGACGGCGCTGGTCTTCTTCCACACCATCATGTGGCAATATCTGCCGCGCGCGACCAAGGACGCGATCGTGGCGGTACTCGACGAGGCAGGGAAGGCGGCGACGCCCGACAGCCCGATCGCCCGGCTGCGCATGGAGCCACGCGACCCGAACGACCCTTTCGCCACGCTCAGCGTGACAACATGGCCGGGCGGCGAGACGACGAGGCTCGCCAAATGCGACTATCACGGCCGCTGGATCGAATGGACCGGCTGA
- a CDS encoding septation protein A, producing the protein MTDKPLFEREPADPKRDAMNPLLKLVLELGPLVVFFFANARGEWLAATFPSLAAFGGPIFIATGMFMIATALSLGISWIMVRSLPIMPLVSGVIVFVFGALTLWLQDETFIKMKPTIVNSLFGTVLLGGLIFGRSLLGYVFDQAFRLDAEGWRKLTFRWGLFFFFLALVNEIVWRSFSTDAWVAFKVWGIMPITLIFTFSQMPLVMRHSLDEQKG; encoded by the coding sequence ATGACCGACAAACCCCTCTTCGAACGCGAACCCGCAGACCCGAAACGTGACGCGATGAACCCGCTCCTGAAGCTGGTGCTGGAGCTCGGGCCGCTGGTCGTCTTCTTTTTCGCCAACGCGCGCGGCGAATGGCTGGCAGCGACCTTTCCGTCGCTTGCCGCCTTCGGTGGACCGATCTTCATCGCCACCGGGATGTTCATGATCGCCACCGCGCTGTCGCTCGGCATCTCCTGGATCATGGTGCGCTCGCTGCCGATCATGCCGCTGGTCTCCGGCGTCATCGTCTTCGTCTTCGGCGCGCTGACCTTGTGGCTGCAGGACGAGACCTTCATCAAGATGAAGCCGACCATCGTCAATTCGCTGTTCGGGACCGTGCTCCTTGGCGGGCTCATCTTCGGCCGTTCGCTGCTCGGCTATGTCTTCGACCAGGCGTTCCGGCTCGACGCCGAGGGCTGGCGCAAGCTCACCTTCCGCTGGGGCCTGTTTTTCTTCTTCCTGGCTCTTGTCAACGAGATCGTCTGGCGCTCCTTCTCCACCGACGCTTGGGTGGCGTTCAAGGTCTGGGGCATCATGCCGATCACCTTGATCTTCACCTTCAGCCAGATGCCGCTGGTCATGCGTCATTCGCTCGACGAGCAGAAAGGCTAG
- a CDS encoding transporter substrate-binding domain-containing protein, translated as MKRFPLSLAALGAALFLPLAAHAQALPDLGGRTVVVVTENAYPPLQFIDPKTGDAIGWEYDAIADMAKRLNFKVEIQNTSWDAMIQSVSDGQYDMGMTGITIRDDRKEKVDFSDAYMHSEMRMLVRDDEERFADEKQFAAEENLLIAAQPGTTPFYVSVYNILDGDEANPRIKLFETFGATVQALLAGDVDLVLTDGVAANGYVESSGGKLKVIGGPLGSEDFGFIFPKGSDLVAPINAAIAAMKEDGTLDALNKKWFLDYKLGQ; from the coding sequence ATGAAGAGATTTCCGTTGTCGCTGGCCGCGCTTGGCGCCGCCCTTTTCCTTCCGCTCGCCGCCCATGCCCAGGCACTGCCCGATCTCGGCGGCCGCACCGTGGTCGTGGTGACCGAGAACGCCTATCCGCCGCTCCAGTTCATCGATCCGAAGACCGGTGATGCGATCGGCTGGGAATATGACGCCATCGCCGACATGGCCAAGCGCCTCAATTTCAAGGTCGAGATCCAGAACACGAGCTGGGATGCTATGATCCAGTCGGTATCAGACGGCCAGTACGATATGGGCATGACCGGCATCACCATCCGCGACGACCGCAAGGAGAAGGTCGACTTCTCCGACGCCTACATGCATTCGGAAATGCGCATGCTGGTGCGCGACGACGAGGAGCGGTTTGCCGACGAAAAGCAATTCGCGGCCGAGGAGAACCTTCTGATCGCCGCCCAGCCGGGCACCACGCCCTTCTACGTCTCGGTCTACAACATCCTCGACGGCGACGAGGCCAATCCGCGCATCAAGCTTTTCGAGACCTTCGGCGCGACGGTGCAGGCGTTGCTGGCCGGCGACGTCGACCTTGTCCTGACCGACGGCGTTGCCGCCAACGGTTACGTCGAATCCTCGGGCGGCAAGCTCAAGGTGATCGGCGGCCCGCTCGGCTCGGAGGATTTCGGCTTCATCTTCCCGAAGGGTTCCGACCTTGTCGCGCCGATCAACGCCGCCATCGCCGCGATGAAGGAAGACGGCACGCTCGACGCGCTCAACAAGAAGTGGTTCCTCGACTACAAGCTCGGCCAGTGA
- a CDS encoding YybH family protein has product MPEPSLLPALAGMLTLAVLPVASPALAAGAETDVVKVIERMTSAFAAKDVDTVLSTYEANAVVVGEPGQPASGTPALRALFESFIAVDPHFTYHGHEVIEAGDIALHLMPWSMTGKAPDGTVIEDGGLSVAVLRRQPDGRWLMVIDDPYGDHLMKR; this is encoded by the coding sequence ATGCCTGAACCCAGTCTTCTGCCAGCTCTTGCCGGGATGCTCACACTCGCAGTGCTGCCGGTCGCATCGCCTGCCCTGGCGGCCGGCGCCGAAACCGACGTCGTGAAGGTGATCGAAAGGATGACGTCGGCCTTTGCCGCCAAGGACGTCGACACGGTCCTTTCGACCTACGAGGCGAATGCCGTTGTGGTCGGCGAACCCGGCCAGCCCGCCTCCGGAACGCCGGCGCTCAGGGCGCTGTTCGAGAGCTTCATTGCCGTTGACCCGCATTTCACCTATCACGGCCATGAAGTGATCGAGGCAGGCGACATAGCTCTGCACCTGATGCCGTGGTCGATGACCGGAAAGGCCCCGGACGGAACGGTGATCGAAGACGGCGGACTTTCGGTGGCGGTCTTGCGCCGCCAGCCTGACGGCCGCTGGCTGATGGTGATCGATGATCCCTATGGCGATCACCTGATGAAGCGGTAG